The Rhodopirellula halodulae genome includes the window CCTGACCTGGAGTTGGCGTTGGCTGTGATCGTCGTGACGATCCTCACGCTGGGTGCTTATCGCCTGGGATGCCGCTTCCAATTCGCGTCACCGCGATCCGATCGGACTGTCTTTTTGGGGCTGATTGGGGTTTCGTTCCTGTTTGCCTGGAGCTTCTTCGGTCGATTGATCTGGGCGGAAGCGATCACCTCCTCCGCGGCTTTGTATTGGTCGAATGTGACGCCTGTTGTGTTGGCGTTTTGCGCCGGAATGGCCGGACACGTGGTCGATTTGCGGAAAGCCTTTCGGCCCGTGGTCGGTGGAATCCTGATGACCTTGGCGATCGCGTTCGTCATCACTCCGATCGCTCGCCCCGTGCTGTTCCCGCTGGATTGGGATTCACCTCCGGAGCCGCAGTGGATGAGTCAATGGCAGGACGGTGTCTACATGCAGTCCAATTCTGCGAGCTGCGCACCCGCAGCAGCCGTCACACTGCTGGACCACGCCGGAGTCAAAGCGGATGAA containing:
- a CDS encoding cysteine peptidase family C39 domain-containing protein, coding for MSLELVRPDLELALAVIVVTILTLGAYRLGCRFQFASPRSDRTVFLGLIGVSFLFAWSFFGRLIWAEAITSSAALYWSNVTPVVLAFCAGMAGHVVDLRKAFRPVVGGILMTLAIAFVITPIARPVLFPLDWDSPPEPQWMSQWQDGVYMQSNSASCAPAAAVTLLDHAGVKADEKDLASACLSSSLGTAPLGLYRGLSTVAKQHDLTAKVASRRPERWSDSGQLPNVALVRFQMGGDNPQDHGFLGNVSVGHVVTVLGRTDGGRWLIGDPAVGKVSWSDEELRRRFTGEAIYLAK